In a single window of the Centropristis striata isolate RG_2023a ecotype Rhode Island chromosome 18, C.striata_1.0, whole genome shotgun sequence genome:
- the LOC131990656 gene encoding interleukin-31 receptor subunit alpha-like, with protein MYFFLSLLILAPILLSICDSIGTHGNNCNVVPKDQFIEVGSDIDLECWTSCVRGKIYWTLNNKPVHESLSKTINSSLTVLSLRSLPLQTATVQCHSANTHQVVGGAKIRTYSKPRLISCTLHNEDQSRELLPDSLNCSWEHHIDPSLEINYSVLHSSKLYPVQKEICKSTAKTCTAREIDKSDRPIYPSDGSNMNISIRAVRNDAWKVDSDPKEFDPKHIWKIIPPKIRNVNASSDHLLVKWDRARHVEECHCEVKFSTTLNESATEILNKTLGPRTQGELTYYKFESCSNYTVSVRCALTEAPWSDWSKEETVLSKLKKDERLHLWRKVSEPEKNGVRKVLVLWKEIPSTCQDTFNYTIKQTPLNKQATGKNYTLCDGSTCYVNQDAHRINLAVHSDALSVEESVYVPAVGESLPQITDMQTSTREGVILVSWKAPIQPVSGYMIDWTHDGHQYDWMESKYTTAALSGLLDKKPYNITVTPLFGNKTGHSTRALQVCSRFGDPGNVTTSHVSYDKSALVSWSVSQEACSGVVVNFTIFYNMEEEQKLSLNETVAGTEHSISLKDLKPYTKYSFHVEATALTGTSRSILTLFQTERFGPGFITAVSVCGSIIILLVLTLGLCCAVRWKKFKEKPVPNPGLSSVALWPPSSHQEGASPIPSFIPSESPCDRIYSEETLRTSTSPTATVYNTDPGSEQMEEYVDQDMTPVRGKQDRDPVGSEETQHLSSPDDSTALLPPESGPSSPYRSQTSVETPASRAGKPYKRVPVKQPDKITPVTVYVTLDMFEQGR; from the exons GCACGCATGGGAACAACTGCAACGTTGTCCCTAAAGATCAGTTCATTGAAGTGGGATCTGACATCGATTTAGAGTGCTGGACTTCATGCGTCCGCGGCAAAATCTACTGGACACTGAACAACAAGCCTGTGCATGAAAGCCTGTCAAAAACAATCAACTCCTCCCTCACGGTGCTGTCATTGAGGAGCCTCCCTCTCCAGACTGCTACAGTGCAGTGCCATAGTGCAAATACTCACCAAGTGGTTGGTGGCGCCAAAATCAGAACGTACT CAAAACCCAGATTAATATCCTGCACCTTGCATAACGAAGATCAGTCAAGGGAACTTCTTCCAGACTCGTTGAATTGCAGCTGGGAGCATCACATTGATCCTTCACTGGAAATAAATTACAGTGTACTGCA TTCCTCTAAGTTATACCCTGTTCAGAAGGAAATCTGCAAATCAactgcaaaaacatgcacagcCAGAGAGATTGATAAATCTGATCGTCCAATATATCCGTCTGATGGTAGCAATATGAATATTTCTATTAGAGCTGTGAGAAATGATGCTTGGAAAGTTGATTCCGACCCTAAGGAATTTGACCCAAAGCACATAT GGAAAATTATCCCTCCGAAGATACGTAATGTAAACGCCTCCTCTGATCATCTGCTGGTCAAGTGGGATCGGGCACGTCACGTAGAAGAGTGTCACTGTGAAGTCAAATTCAGCACG ACTCTCAACGAAAGCGCCACAGAG ATACTCAATAAGACTCTCGGGCCAAGGACTCAAGGGGAGCTGACCTATTATAAATTTGAATCATGCAGTAACTACACGGTCTCAGTGCGCTGCGCTCTGACGGAGGCCCCCTGGAGCGACTGGAGCAAGGAGGAGACGGTTCTGTCCAAACTCAAAA AAGATGAGAGGCTGCATCTGTGGAGAAAAGTGTCCGAACCGGAGAAAAACGGAGTCAGAAAAGTTCTCGTCCTGTGGAAG GAGATTCCTTCAACATGCCAAGACACATTCAATTACACTATTAAACAGACTCCCTTGAACAAACAAGCAACGGGAAAAAATTACACTTTATGCGACGGTTCGACTTGTTATGTGAACCAGGACGCACACAGAATAAATCTGGCGGTCCATAGTGATGCCCTGTCTGTGGAGGAGTCTGTTTATGTTCCAGCTGTTGGAGAGA GCCTCCCGCAAATAACCGACATGCAGACTTCGACCCGAGAAGGCGTCATTCTTGTGAGCTGGAAAGCTCCAATCCAGCCTGTCAGTGGTTACATGATTGACTGGACCCACGATGGACATCAGTACGATTGGATGGAGAGCAAATACACAACTGCAGCTCTGTCTG GCCTCCTGGATAAGAAGCCGTACAACATCACAGTAACTCCTCTCTTTGGGAATAAGACAGGTCATAGCACACGAGCCCTTCAGGTCTGCTCCAGATTTGGAG ACCCGGGAAATGTCACTACCAGCCACGTTTCTTACGACAAAAGTGCCCTGGTGAGCTGGAGCGTGTCACAGGAGGCGTGCAGCGGCGTCGTTGTCAACTTCACCATTTTCTACAACATGGAGGAAGAACAGAAGCTCAGCCTCA ATGAGACTGTAGCTGGCACAGAGCACTCGATCTCTCTAAAAGATCTGAAGCCATACACCAAGTACAGCTTCCATGTGGAGGCCACAGCGCTAACTGGGACCAGCAGGAGCATCCTTACGCTCTTTCAAACCGAAAGATTTG GTCCGGGGTTCATCACAGCAGTCAGCGTCTGTGGAAGCATCATTATACTTCTCGTGTTAACTCTGGGATTGTGCTGTGCAGTCCG GTGGAAGAAATTCAAGGAGAAGCCGGTGCCGAACCCCGGCCTCAGCTCCGTGGCGCTGTGGCCTCCGTCGAGTCATCAAGAG GGAGCGAGTCCCATCCCGTCGTTCATCCCTTCTGAAAGCCCCTGCGACAGGATTTACTCAGAGGAGACTCTGAGGACGTCCACCTCTCCCACAGCTACAGTCTATAACACTGACCCAGGCAGTGAGCAGATGGAGGAATACGTTGACCAGGACATGACCCCAGTGCGCGGCAAACAGGACAGAGACCCAGTGGGATCTGAAGAGACTCAGCATCTGTCATCTCCTGATGATTCCACAGCGCTGCTTCCTCCAGAGAGCGGCCCGTCGAGCCCGTATCGGAGTCAGACCTCTGTGGAAACTCCTGCTTCCAGGGCTGGTAAACCATACAAACGGGTTCCAGTGAAACAGCCAGACAAGATTACGCCAGTGACAGTTTACGTCACTTTGGACATGTTTGAACAAGGCCGGTGA